ATCGAGTACCTTCTGTAACAAATCCTTATAATTAACAACAAATATCTATCAACAAAAAACAAATCAAAAAAATGAATGCACACGAAATAGATTACGAGATTTTTGGCGAGGAAATGCAATATGTGGAGATAGAGCTAGACCCCCAAGAGGCCGTTGTGGCCGAGGCCGGAAGCTTTATGATGATGGACACCAATATTAAAATGAATACTATTTTTGGGGATGGGAGCAATCAGGACAACAGCGTATTGGGAAAGATTTTCTCCGCAGGAAAACGTATGCTTACCGGCGAAAGTCTTTTTATGACGGCCTTTCTTAATATTGGGCAAGGCAAAAAGAAGGTGAGTTTTGCATCGCCCTATCCTGGAAAAATTGTTCCTATAGATTTATCAGAACTCGGAGGAAGGTTCATTTGTCAAAAGGATGCCTTTCTCTGTGCGGCCAAAGGCGTATCCGTCGGCATTGAATTTTCAAAAAGACTGGGTCGCGGACTCTTTGGTGGTGAAGGTTTCATCATGCAGAAACTGGAGGGAGATGGAATGACTTTTGTTCATGCAGGAGGTACTTTGGCCAAAAAGACTTTGGGACCTGGGGAGGTTTTGAAAGTAGATACGGGTTGTATAGTTGGTTTTACCAAGGATGTGGATTATGATATAGAATTTATTGGCGGTATACGAAATACGGTGTTTGGCGGCGAAGGACTCTTTTTTGCTTCCCTGCGTGGCCCTGGAACGGTTTATATACAATCCTTGCCTTTTAGCCGATTGGCTGGTCGTGTTTGGGCGGCTGCGCCCAGAGGCGGTGGTAAGGATAAAGGAGAGGGTAGTATTCTAGGTGGTCTTGGCGATTTGTTGGACGGCGATAATAGATTCTAAAGGTCAAATATAACCTCAAGAATCAAGTTGAAGTTCAAGTTTTTTGAGTTTAGAATTCAGAGGGTTGAGTGCAGGGTTGTTTGTTTGAGCGGTTGGCAATTAACAATAAACAAATATAAATTCGTGAATGGCGTTCAGCGCATGGCGCTTAGCCAAAATGCCAACAATCAACAACTAACAACGAAGAACTAACAACGAAACAAGTGGATTTCAAAAACCTAATAACCTTCCTAGAAGAACTTAATAAAAACAACAACAAAGAGTGGATGGATGCCCATAGAAAGTGGTACCATTCGGTCAGGGATGAGTTCATTGATTGGCTCGATGTGTTGAATACGCATTTGTTGAAAGTATATGATGCGTATTACGATACCCCTGGCAAAAAGGGAATCAACAGAATTAACAACAACCTTTTATACCATCCAAACCGACCCATTTATAAAGATCATTTTGGGGCCGGTTTGGACAAAAGACCCAATACGGGCGATTTTTACATTGAAATCGGTTTGGAGGAATCCATGTTCGCCGGTGGTCTTTGGCGACCAGATCCCAAAAGATTGGCCAGTATTCGTGATGCCATTGATTATAATGGGGAGGAACTAAAAGCCATTCTTGAAAAACCATCTTTTAGAAAGACTTTCGGTGGTCTAGTTGAGGATGTAACATTGACAAGGCCTCCAAAAGGTTTTTCTGATGACCATCCCCATATCGATTTGCTCAAGCAGAAAACCTTTGCCGTTATGGTAAAATTTGACAATGAGGAACTGTTCCAACCTAATTTTAACGAAAAGGTTTTCGAGATTTATCGGGAAATGTTACCCTTTAGAGCTTATTTAAACCAAGCGATTTCGGTGTAAAACCCCTATTCATTAGAGGCTGGAATCAATCTTGCGCTTAAGTCCGGAGTTGCCATATCGGCATCCAATGGAAACATTGGCCGTTTGATATTCTGATACCCCAATCGTTCCAAATCTTGGTCCACCCCCCCAGGAGTTAGTGCCATGATCCAATCCCCACGCATATCGTATAATTCCGGTACCAAATAACCGATTTTAACCACGATAATATCTGATTCTGTAGGCTTTAGTCCCAAATTCGTAAAATCGCTTTTATGGTGATACGGCTTTCGTTTTTTGGTTACGATGACGTGAACACTTCCTACTTTTACTACCACTTCCACTTCGGCGTCACGGTCTCCTTCCTGAATCGCTTCTATGGTCCCGGAAAGCTCCAAAGGCGGAGCAAATCGATTATCCACTGCAGATCCCGCTTTACCAGTAATCGTACCGCCAACACCAACTTCCAGAGCTTTTTCCACAAGTTCCGGTCCCGGGATGGAGGCATAAATCAAAGTTGGCCCGTCTCCCGATTTAAATTCGGGTCGCTGTAAGATTTTATCCAAGGTCCAAGTAACATCCCCTGCGCCACCTGCCGTTGGGTTATCGCCCATATCGCTTATTATATAAGGTTTTTTGTCACTTTCAAGCGCCAATTTCAGGCTCTCTTCCAAAGTTCCCACGGGGGCTACAAATTCAAATTCGTGCCGAACGTCCCAAAAGGCCTTCGCCAATTTTTCAGCACCCATAGTAACCTTTTCCTTATCGTCACCCGTAACCATGACCACGGCATGGTTTCTGGGTTCATCCGCCCAGGCATAACCGATCCAGATTGCGGCATCTATGACGCCTTCTTGGTCTGCGACTTCAGGAACTTTGGCATATAGACTTTTACCGGGCTCGATACGGGTGCTTGTTTTTTCCCCTGGCAGCAAAATAGGAACGGGAATCCATGCCTTGTATGCAGGTTTTCCTTTACCATTTTCCAAGCGTTCCAAAAGGAGACGTATGGAACGCTCTTTAGATTCCAAAGCATCCTCATGCGGAGCCATGCGATAACAGGTTATCAAATCACTATGTTTAGCCAGCCTTTCTGAAACGTTCCCATGGAGATCCATAGAGGTCGAAATCAACACATCGGGTCCCACAACTTCTCTTATACGCTTGATTAAATCACCTTCGGCGTCCTCAAGTCCCACAACGCTCATGGCCCCGTGGATATCAAAGAAGAGTCCGTCGTAGGGCATGTTCTCCTTAAGCATTTTCAAGGTTTTTTCTACCATGGATTCATAAGCCTCTCTCGTAACAATACCTCCTGGAAGGGATTTTCCCAACAAGGTAGGCACCCACTCCGCACGTTTACGTATATCACTATCGGCATCAAAAAAAGAATATCTTCCAAAAATAGAATCTCCTATTCTAGCATGAAAAGCGGCTTCCTCGGTTTGTGCCGGGGAAAATGTACTGGATTCAATGCCTAAACCGGCAATGGCGATTTTTGGTAGCTCTTTTTGTTCTGTTTTCTCTTCGGACTGATTTTTGCACCCAAGAAAACTAAAAAGGGAAAGGACAAATAAGAGGACAATTTTTTTCATAAGGGTATCTT
Above is a window of Maribacter algicola DNA encoding:
- a CDS encoding TIGR00266 family protein, whose protein sequence is MNAHEIDYEIFGEEMQYVEIELDPQEAVVAEAGSFMMMDTNIKMNTIFGDGSNQDNSVLGKIFSAGKRMLTGESLFMTAFLNIGQGKKKVSFASPYPGKIVPIDLSELGGRFICQKDAFLCAAKGVSVGIEFSKRLGRGLFGGEGFIMQKLEGDGMTFVHAGGTLAKKTLGPGEVLKVDTGCIVGFTKDVDYDIEFIGGIRNTVFGGEGLFFASLRGPGTVYIQSLPFSRLAGRVWAAAPRGGGKDKGEGSILGGLGDLLDGDNRF
- a CDS encoding DUF2461 domain-containing protein, whose translation is MDFKNLITFLEELNKNNNKEWMDAHRKWYHSVRDEFIDWLDVLNTHLLKVYDAYYDTPGKKGINRINNNLLYHPNRPIYKDHFGAGLDKRPNTGDFYIEIGLEESMFAGGLWRPDPKRLASIRDAIDYNGEELKAILEKPSFRKTFGGLVEDVTLTRPPKGFSDDHPHIDLLKQKTFAVMVKFDNEELFQPNFNEKVFEIYREMLPFRAYLNQAISV
- a CDS encoding M81 family metallopeptidase → MKKIVLLFVLSLFSFLGCKNQSEEKTEQKELPKIAIAGLGIESSTFSPAQTEEAAFHARIGDSIFGRYSFFDADSDIRKRAEWVPTLLGKSLPGGIVTREAYESMVEKTLKMLKENMPYDGLFFDIHGAMSVVGLEDAEGDLIKRIREVVGPDVLISTSMDLHGNVSERLAKHSDLITCYRMAPHEDALESKERSIRLLLERLENGKGKPAYKAWIPVPILLPGEKTSTRIEPGKSLYAKVPEVADQEGVIDAAIWIGYAWADEPRNHAVVMVTGDDKEKVTMGAEKLAKAFWDVRHEFEFVAPVGTLEESLKLALESDKKPYIISDMGDNPTAGGAGDVTWTLDKILQRPEFKSGDGPTLIYASIPGPELVEKALEVGVGGTITGKAGSAVDNRFAPPLELSGTIEAIQEGDRDAEVEVVVKVGSVHVIVTKKRKPYHHKSDFTNLGLKPTESDIIVVKIGYLVPELYDMRGDWIMALTPGGVDQDLERLGYQNIKRPMFPLDADMATPDLSARLIPASNE